The following DNA comes from Candidatus Neomarinimicrobiota bacterium.
TTCTTTCATAAAACCTAACTCCGCCGATAATAGTATACATGATATTGTTTCTGCGAAATACCTCTTCTATAACTCTGCTTTGTATATTTATTCTATATAAAACAGCAAAATCTCTAAAAGTTCTTTTTTTTGTTAAAATTTCTTTTTCAATAAAATGAGCTATTCTCTGTGCTTCATCATACTCATCTTGAGCTTCAATAAGGACAATCGGTTCTCCATCACTATTATTGGACCAGAGAGTTTTATCTGCTCTGTTTTCATTATTTTTAATAACTTCAGCTGCTGCTTTCAATATCTTTTTTGTAGAACGATAATTCTCTTCAAGTTTAAATACCTGACAATCAGGGAAAAACTCATTAAATCTTAATATATTTTCTATTTCGGCACCTCTCCAGCTGTAAATACTCTGATCATCATCTCCTACTACGCATATATTTCTATGCTTTCTTGCCAGAGCCTCTACAAGATAAAATTGAGGCTTATTGGTATCTTGATATTCATCTACAAGTATATATTGAAAAAGTATTCTATACTTTTCTAAGATTTCAGGAAATCTTTCAAAAAGTTTCAGAGGATATAGCAATAGGTCATCAAAATCTAGAGCATTTGCTTTGACTAAAGCTTCCTGATATCTTTCATAGACTTTTTTAACAATTTGGTCAAATTTATTCCCGACCCTTGGTTCGAATTCTTCCGGATAAATCATCTTGTTTTTCAAAAATGAAATTCTTTTATGAATATTTTTAACATCAAATCCTCCAAGAATTATATCATTTTTTTCAATTTCCGATTTAATAAGTTCAAGCTGATCAGCTGTATCATAAATTGTAAAGTTACTATCAATTCCTAGGTATTTAATTTCATGTCGCAAAATTTTTGCAAAAATTGAATGAAATGTACCAACCCAGGGCATTAAAATTTTTTTATTAAAGAATTTTTCTATCCTCGTTTTTAGCTCGTTAGCCGCTTTATTAGTAAATGTAACGGCAAGTATATTCTGTGGTTTTGATATATTATTTTCTATCAAGTAAGCAATTTTATGAATAAGTACCTTTGTTTTTCCACTTCCCGCACCAGCAAAGATTAATTCAGGACCTCCAGTGTACTGTACGGCTTTTCTTTGTTCAGGGTTTAATCCAATTAGTGACCTCAATTCTTTATCCCATTCATCAACCTTAAATAATACTTCCTTATTTTTTGTAATTTATTTTTTGCTTTAAGAAATTTTTTATAGTCGTGGGTAAACGTATGAGTTCCATCTCCATTATGTACCATATAGAGGTATTTTGTATTCGCAGGGTTTAATACAGCCAAAATAGACTTTAACCCAGGATTATTCACTGGTCCTGGCGGAAGTCCCTTATACTTATAGGTATTGTATGGAGAATCGATTTCTAAATCTTTTGAATAAATTCGCCTTGGACCATCGGGAATAATATACTGAATAGTTGGATCAGCCTCCAATCTCATCCTTTTTTTTAATCGGTTTATATATAAAGAAGCTACAATTGGTCTTTCAAAATCGTATTTACATTCACCTTCAACAATTGAGGCTAATGTTAATACTTTATTTAAATCCCATTCTGAATTGTTAATGACTTCTCTTATAGAATCATTTATAACTTGGAAAAATCTGCTAATCATTGTATGTATAACCTCACCTGCAGAGACTCCATAACTGAAAACATAAGTATCAGGAAATAGGTATCCTTCTAATGTAGGACTCATTATATTGTATAATTTTAATATAGAATCATTTTTAGTCAACGCGATAAATTCTTCTTTTTTAATACCCAATCTAACTTCTAATACCTCAGCGATTTGCTTTATTGTATAACCTTCCGGAATGGTTACCTTAACCTGAGCTACGGCATCCCTTGAGAGTATGTTTATCAATGTAAATAGATTGTTTGCATTGTTTATATAAAATCGACCAGCTTTCAAAGATTTAGATTTTAATAGCAATTTGGTAGCAAGTATGAAGGAATACTGATCGCGTATTATTCCTTTGTTATATAAATGTTCTGCAATTTGACTAGCATTTAGCCCCTTTGGGATATATACAGACTCTGTATTATTAATAGGATATGTAAGAATAACAAGATATATAAAGAAAATAAGAAATAACAAAATTATAAAAGTGGCTTTTAGCTGTGATTCCTTAAGTGAGGCTAACAATTTTTTCATACTGAAATTTATACTTTAAATGGAATAGGAACAAACGTAAGAATAAAAATTATTAGTGCAATTACACCTATTATTTTTTCTTTATTTGTTAACGGTCTATGGTAATCAAATACTGGAGGATGTCGCATCCTAATTAAAAAGAAAACAAGCGCAGCCCACACCAGCCAGTTTAATGAAAAAAATCCAAGAAGAATAAGCAATGCAAATGCTACCCATTGTATTTTGTTATATTGATTTACAAAAATTGCGTAGGTTATATGACCACCATCAAGCTGTCCTATTGGAATTAAATTAAGCATTGTAACTATCATTCCAATCCAGGCAGCAAATGCTATAGGATGAAGCACAATATCTGCATTTTCTTCAAGGCCGGGAAACACTATTCCTATAGCTATCTTCATTATCAATGACTCTCCAAGTTTTAAGCCTGTATTAGGAAGATTATAAACAATATCAGATAGATGTAATCCTATAAATAACAAAGGTAGTGCAACTAAGAATCCTGCAATTGGACCTGCTGCACCAATCTCTATTAATGCCTTTCTATTTTGTATTGGTGATTTTATCCTTATGACTGCCCCAAAAGTCCCTATAAAAGTTGGAGCGGGTATGAAATATGGCAATGTTGCCTCTACTCCATGTTTCTTTGCCATCAAGAAATGACCAATTTCATGTATACCAAGGATTAATAAAAGTGAGAAAGAAAATGGAATTCCTTTATAAATATTGAGTGGATTCTTAAAAGGATTCTCTCCTGCCATCATTGTGCCAGCTAACAGGGTTGTCAAAAGTGTTAAAATAAATAATATAATATTAACTTTTGGAATTCTTACCTTTTCTTTTCTTAAAATAATTTCAAGGACATCCACTGTATCATATTTATATGTTTTTATTGATTCAACATCTTCTTTAAGTTCACAGAGTATATCATCTACATTCGTTCCAGGGTATAATAAGCCTTCTACTATAAGCCTATCACCACGATCATCAATCTTTATTATTTTTATCCAATTTACCAGTTTAACTACTATTTTCTTTTTTCTTTCATCCATATAAAAAATCTCTTGCTTTAAATCAAAATTGAACTTAACGCAATCGATAATTTAAATATTTATTTCATATTATTTCATAAATAGAATTTTACGTCTTGCTATTTTCCCCTCTTGTTCCAGTAGAATAAAATAAACTCCATTTGATACAATCCTGCCATCTTTATCTCTTCCATCCCATGATAACAGTAACGTATTTTTATCATTTGTATCAATACCATATATTTTTACAAGTTGCCCAAGTATATTATAAATTTTTAATTCCGCCCTCTTATAAGGTGTTATTTCAACTGGTATATAGACTCTCTGCTGTCTTCCAAAAATAAAGGGATTACTAAATGGTGCCTTTATAGCTAATTTTATTTCTCTTGATTTTTTTGTTCCCTCGAACTTAAAATTTACCAATTCTGTATCAACTCCATTAAAAAATTTAACGTACATATCTTCTCTATCAGCAAGTTCAAGGTTTATATAAGCATTTATTTTTATAGTATCTTCAATGCCTATAACACCGTTCTCTGGAAAAATGCCTATCGGATTGTTACCGTTGTCGAACTCAAAATATGCTTTATTAATACCTATATTAATTAAAGAAAATTTTAAAACTGGTAATGTATCGTTAAAAATATTTTTAAAGGGTAATATAGCTGCCTGAGGTTTTTCTTTGTTTCTTTGAAGTATACTGAAAAATATTTTTCCATCTCCCCCATTAGAGCTTATATTAACTGTTAAGTTGTGTAACCCGGGTTTAAGTTTTCCACGATCAATATAAACAGTTATATCTTCAGAAACAGTAACAGCTCCAGTATCAGTGTCAAAAATCAGATATTCAGGATATTCAGGAATACTCCACAAAAGTGTACCGGTACCCGCGTTTAAAATTGAAATTGTGTATTTGTCTTTCTCATTATCCCATATAAAAACAGAATCTGGACGTAAAGCAAGCTTTGGTTGAATTGACAATGGCTTTAAAAATATCGCTCTAATAAGCCAGTTACCTGTCAGTGTAATCTCGTTACCTTCTTTATCCGTAACCTTGAAATTTGATAACGGGAAAAATTGGTTCCTTACTCTTATATAGGCTCTACCCTCACCACTTTCTTCATCACTATATCCCAATGAGTTATTATCAGAGCTGATACCAATATAAATTGTTTTGAAAGTATCGGATAGTTCTGATTCATTTATATCTATCCGTGTCCACGAATTCCCGGAAGGAATATAATTATATTTGGTATAGATCAATGTAGAATTCATATCCTTGTAAATTTTAATATTTACAGGATTTTCGTATAAGCTTTTGAATTTTATGGCTTTTAATTTACACCTTGGATCAGGGAGGATAAATTTTTGAACCGATTCAAAGTCCTCCCCTCCTGACGATGTGAGACTAATATACATATCAAGGGAATCTTTATCGTATGAAACCTCATACTCTTCATAAATAAGCTGTCCCAATGAGGTGTAGGAAAAATTAATAGTTGGATAAGGAGAGGTAACAATATTCCTATAAGGAATAAATGTTATCTTTTGATAATCAGTTCCAAATGCTATATCAGAGAAATCGTAGAAAGTTGGGCAGGGTTTTTTAAATTCGATTTCATGTATCCCATTAGATTCTTTTACTATAGCGAGATTTATATTCTCAATGTTTTTATATTCTAATTCGAAATCAATATTTCTACCGGAGCTAAACTGAATATACTCAGCAGCCGCTAAATTTAAATTATCTGAAATTGGTTCTGTATTAAACGATGAATGGAAGTGCTTTGAATATAATGGAGGTATTTTATCTCCCATATAGCTGTATATGCCGTTGTTTATCATCTCGTCATTAATCAAATTTGCGATGAACCATCTCTCAAGGATCTGTCTTTTGCTAATTTTATAGTTTAAAGCGCACTCAATACTTTCAAGGGAATTATCCTTACTTTTTTCTATTTTCTTAATTGTTTCAATGCCAAACTGACGATATATATAATAAAAAAATAGCCCAACTTTTGAGTAATCCAGAATACTATTATCAAATTCTGTTAATTTTCTATTGGTATTATTCAAGAACGTTGCAAAGGAGCGTGACGGTAATCCCAGTATTCTGGGTGCCAGCTCTGATAAACCCTCGTTTAACCATGTATCTTCATCTTTATCATAATTATAATGTATTAGATGCTGGAGTTCATGGGCTATTATAGAAAGAGTTCCCTCACTTGCTGGATTCCCGGGATCAGTGTCCACATATATTATCTCACCATAATTGCCCTTATTTTTATTCGACAGATCCAGTGGATCAAAATAGCCAGCTACATATGTTTCTGACTTACCCTCTTCATAATCGTCTCGAACATCTATCAATAAAATAATTATTTTCCCATTATTATCTACATCAGATGGTTTGCCAAAAATATTATATTCACTTGGAATTATACCCACCTCTGGATTTACAGATTCTTCAGGTGTTTTTCTCAATATATATTCTGTAAATAGCAGAATAATATCTTGATTAACATTTCCATTATCAAGTTGATCAGTTTCCACATAGATGTCTACGGTATCATTTTCAAAAATCTTATAGAACTCAACCTCAATATATTCAGCCGGGTCTTTGAAAATGCCATCACGAATAAAAAATGTTGCATCAGCTTGCGGGGATTTATACAATAATTTTTTAACAATGGGTTCTCCCTTTGTGGCACTGACTATTGGAGTACCGCATATACCAGTTTCACTGAAGTCACTATTAATATAAAGTGATTCCCCTGAAATAATTGAGTATGTAAAAATACTTAATATTAGCAAAAGATATATAGTTCTCATTCTTATTCTTTACGTAACGAATGTCTTTCCTCAACTGGATCGCGAGTCATCAGCTCAAGCAAAGCCTTTTTGGGATTTTTTCCCTCAAAAAGTACTCTATAAACTTGTTCTGAAATAGGCATCTCTACTTTATATTTTTCAGCCATCTGTTTTACTGTATGGCATGTTCTTACTCCTTCAGCTACCATGGTCATTCCCTTAAGTATGTCTTTCAATTTTCTTCCCTTTCCAATCTCTTCTCCTACATATCTGTTTCGACTATATTTACTGTTACAAGTTACAATCAAATCACCTATACCACTTAATCCTGCGAAAGTTTCCTCTTTCGCTCCTAATCGGACCCCCATTCTTGTCATTTCAAAAAGACCCCTTGTTACCAAGGCTGCCTTTGAGTTATCACCTAGGGAAAGACCATCGCAAATACCAGCGGCAATAGCTATTACATTCTTAATAGCACCCCCAATCTCTACTCCTATGATATCTGAAGATCTGTATATCCTGAAATATTCTGAGATGAATCGCTCTTGTATGAACTTTGCTGTGTCTATATTTTTAGATGCAGAGACAACACATGTGGGAATTTCTCGGGCAACCTCTTCAGCATGACTGGGACCATGGAGTGTTACAATCATGTCTGATGGATGATCCAATACCTGCTCGATTACCTCACTCATTCTTAATAAAGTGTCTTCTTCTATACCCTTAGATAAGTTAACTATTATTACATTTTTATCAACCTTTCCTTTTATATTCTTTATTGTATCTCTTACAGTATGACTGGGTACTGCAACCACTATGACTTCTGCTTTTTCTACAGCCTTATCGATATTATTCGTTACATGAATTCGTAATGGTATTGGAATTCCTTCAAGAAGTGGATTCCTTCTTGTTTTTTTAATGATTGATACATTTTCAGGATAATACTCCCAGAGATGTACGTTATATTTTAATTTATATAGATGAATGGAAAAGGCTGTACCCCAACTCCCAGCACCTAAAACTGCGATATTCATTGAAAATATCCTCTATATTATTTCACCAACTATTAAAGCTTTTTCACCAATAGCTTTGAGGTAACCTAATAATTCATCCATATGGTTTCTATCATATATCAGAATCATTCCAATACCAAGATTAAATACATTCCTCATCTCTTCTTCTGATATCCCACCTACAGATTGAATCAGTTTAAAAATGGTGGGCCATTCCCATTCATCCCATTTTACTTTCAGCTCCCGACCTTCAGGTATTATTCTTTTAGTATTCCCCAAAATACCTCCGCCAGTAATATGACTTATTCCGTGTAGACTGGGTCTCTTTAAAATTTCTTTTAATACTTTATAATACGATCGATGGATTTTTAATAGTTCTTCGCCGAGAGTAGACCCAAGTTCATCAATATACTGGTTTAATTTAAATTTTTTTAATAAAACTTTTCTTGCCAGAGTGTAACCATTTGTATGCAGCCCATTTGACGGTAGTCCAACCAGTATATCTCCTCTTTTGACTTTATTTATTATTATGTCACTTTTCTCTACAATACCAACAATAGTTCCAACAATGTCAAATTTTCCGTAATCATATACATCTGGCATCTCTGCCATTTCGCCGCCGATCAGCGAACATTCATTCTCTCTACACGCTTCAGCCATTCCCGATATTATAGATTCAATGTTTTCTGATTTTAATTTTCCAATCCCAATATAATCCAAGAAGAACAAGGGTTCTGCCCCGGATGTCAGTATATCATTAACACAATGATTCACAATATCCTTTCCAATACTATCAAATTTCCCCATTTCACAAGCTACCAATACTTTTGTTCCTACACCATCGGTACTCGAAACCAGAACGGGTTCGCTGTATTTATTTAAATCAATCTTATAGAATCCCCCAAATAATCCTATATTGGATAAAACATTTTCGTTAAATGTACTCTTTACAATATTTTTTATCTTTTGAACTGCCCTATTTCCTTCTTCAATGTCTACGCCAGATTCCTTATACGATTTCATAAAAACTAACTACTATTCTCTGTATATTTCATCAATTATATTTTTATATTTCTCTTCAACAATTTTTCTTCTTATTTTCAATGATGGTGTTAACTCTCCTTCTTCAATTGTAAACTCCTTTGATAGTAACCTAAATTTCTTTACTTTTTCAAACTGTGCAAAACCTTCCATGGATTCCTCTATTACTCTTTCATAAAGTTCCTGAACCTCTTTTAAATTTATCAAATCTTCTCTTGATTTCCACGCTAATCCTTTTTCTTCAGCCCATCTTTCAAGATTTACAAATTCTGGAACAATCAAAGCAGATACAAATCTTCTTTTATCACCTATTATAAGAACCTGTTCAATCCATTTAGATGAAGCAAGGGCGTTCTCCATTGGTTGAGGGGCAACATTTTTACCTCCCGAGGTCACAATTATATTCTTCTTTCTGTCTGTAATAATTAGATATCCAAATTTATCTAAAATACCGATGTCACCGGTGCGTAGCCACCCTTCTTCATCAATTACTTCTCTTGTGGCTTCTTCGTTTTTATAGTAACCCAGCATTACATTTTTTCCCCTTACCAGTATCTCGCCATCTTCAGCAATTTTTACTTCAACATTTGGTAAAGGAGGTCCAACAGTTCCAATTCTATTTTGCTCTAAAGGGTTCACAGAGACGACAGGTGAGGTTTCTGTAAGACCATAACCTTCAAGAATTTTTATATTAGCAGCGTTAAAAAATTCTCCTATTTCCTTCGGCATAGGTGCTCCGCCAGATACTGCAAACCTTAATCTACCGCCTACTCTCTCTTTTAATTTTGAAAGTACGATCTTTTTCAGAATAGAATAAGAGATAGTTGTAAAAATATCGGGGTTCTTGCCTTCTGCCTTTTTCTTACAAACTTTTTTACCTTTTGAAATTGATGTCCAAAATAGCTTTTGCTTTATTTTTGAAAATTTAGATACATTCTCTATAACCCGTGCATAAACCTTTTCAAAAAGTCTTGGCACGGTAGTCATCACTGTTGGCCTCGCTTCCAGTAGATTTTCCGCAACTTTTTCTATAGATTCCGCATAGAAAACCTCCGCTCCGATTGAAAAAGTTAAGTAATGACCGGCCATGCGCTCAAAACTATGACTTAAGGGAAGAAAAGATAAAAATACATCTTTGTGATCAACCTCAAGGACATGTAAACTACCATAAATATTTGATGTAAGATTTTCGTGAGTTAGCATAACACCTTTTGGTTCACCTGTAGTACCCGAAGTATAAATCAAAGTGAGTAGATCGTCTTTTGCTGTATTCGTTATAAATTTCTCAAAAAAACCGGGATGTTCTTTAATATATTCATCTCCCAATTTCATCAGACAATCGAGAGATATAAATTTTTCATTATCTATATAAGTATTATCCATTACTATGACTTTTTCGATTTTAGGTAAATCATCGATAATAGAGACTACCTTTTCCGATTGTTCTCTATCACCGGCAAAGATGAATCTTGATTCAGAATGTTGAATTATCCACTTTGCTTGCTTAGCTGTAAGGGTAGGATAAATTGTAACTGTTGCTCCGCCACTAATAATAATTCCATAATCACACATTGCCCAGTATGGACTATTTTGCGCAATAATACCTACTTTATCTCCTTTATCAAGTCCGATTTTCCTCAGTCCCCCAGAAATCTTTTCTACAGTTGATCTTACTTCTCCAAATGTCAGGCTCTTTATTATACCATTTTCTTTGAAACGATAAGCGACTTTATCCCGGAATTTTTTTGTAGAAGTATCAAACATTTCAGCTATTGTATTATGAAAGACGAGATTTCTACTCATTAATCACCTATTAGTTTTTTCTTGATTTTAAAGAATAAATATTTAAAAATATACCGCTATTTGCCGAGGTGGTGGAATTGGTAGACGCAGCGGACTCAAAATCCGCCGAGCTTATGCTCGTGAGGGTT
Coding sequences within:
- a CDS encoding phosphoribosylformylglycinamidine cyclo-ligase: MKSYKESGVDIEEGNRAVQKIKNIVKSTFNENVLSNIGLFGGFYKIDLNKYSEPVLVSSTDGVGTKVLVACEMGKFDSIGKDIVNHCVNDILTSGAEPLFFLDYIGIGKLKSENIESIISGMAEACRENECSLIGGEMAEMPDVYDYGKFDIVGTIVGIVEKSDIIINKVKRGDILVGLPSNGLHTNGYTLARKVLLKKFKLNQYIDELGSTLGEELLKIHRSYYKVLKEILKRPSLHGISHITGGGILGNTKRIIPEGRELKVKWDEWEWPTIFKLIQSVGGISEEEMRNVFNLGIGMILIYDRNHMDELLGYLKAIGEKALIVGEII
- a CDS encoding NAD(P)-dependent glycerol-3-phosphate dehydrogenase; the protein is MNIAVLGAGSWGTAFSIHLYKLKYNVHLWEYYPENVSIIKKTRRNPLLEGIPIPLRIHVTNNIDKAVEKAEVIVVAVPSHTVRDTIKNIKGKVDKNVIIVNLSKGIEEDTLLRMSEVIEQVLDHPSDMIVTLHGPSHAEEVAREIPTCVVSASKNIDTAKFIQERFISEYFRIYRSSDIIGVEIGGAIKNVIAIAAGICDGLSLGDNSKAALVTRGLFEMTRMGVRLGAKEETFAGLSGIGDLIVTCNSKYSRNRYVGEEIGKGRKLKDILKGMTMVAEGVRTCHTVKQMAEKYKVEMPISEQVYRVLFEGKNPKKALLELMTRDPVEERHSLRKE
- a CDS encoding UvrD-helicase domain-containing protein — encoded protein: MRSLIGLNPEQRKAVQYTGGPELIFAGAGSGKTKVLIHKIAYLIENNISKPQNILAVTFTNKAANELKTRIEKFFNKKILMPWVGTFHSIFAKILRHEIKYLGIDSNFTIYDTADQLELIKSEIEKNDIILGGFDVKNIHKRISFLKNKMIYPEEFEPRVGNKFDQIVKKVYERYQEALVKANALDFDDLLLYPLKLFERFPEILEKYRILFQYILVDEYQDTNKPQFYLVEALARKHRNICVVGDDDQSIYSWRGAEIENILRFNEFFPDCQVFKLEENYRSTKKILKAAAEVIKNNENRADKTLWSNNSDGEPIVLIEAQDEYDEAQRIAHFIEKEILTKKRTFRDFAVLYRINIQSRVIEEVFRRNNIMYTIIGGVRFYERKEIKDMISYFRVFLNPKDDISLKRIINFPPRGIGKVTLNLIEDFAKAKNITIYEALSHLDFIQLDKRQRNALQSFYDFINKFRKLLSKLSFEEWSRVLVDDLGVRGYYKRIGDEDSIDRLYNIEGLLNDISEFCRKNENPTIESYLENVSLISDIDTWEDTKNAVSLMTLHSAKGLEFPVVFICGLNDKLFPLERNGEIRNLEEERRLFYVGLTRAKEMVYLSTTNFTNYLGMPTQSKPSIFLSELPEDTLAIDSGSRTSTTLKRKKSNLRKERKSKKSGELEVGDRINHRIFGVGEVVKIEGYGDNARINVYFENHGLKTIIAKYLTK
- a CDS encoding site-2 protease family protein is translated as MDERKKKIVVKLVNWIKIIKIDDRGDRLIVEGLLYPGTNVDDILCELKEDVESIKTYKYDTVDVLEIILRKEKVRIPKVNIILFILTLLTTLLAGTMMAGENPFKNPLNIYKGIPFSFSLLLILGIHEIGHFLMAKKHGVEATLPYFIPAPTFIGTFGAVIRIKSPIQNRKALIEIGAAGPIAGFLVALPLLFIGLHLSDIVYNLPNTGLKLGESLIMKIAIGIVFPGLEENADIVLHPIAFAAWIGMIVTMLNLIPIGQLDGGHITYAIFVNQYNKIQWVAFALLILLGFFSLNWLVWAALVFFLIRMRHPPVFDYHRPLTNKEKIIGVIALIIFILTFVPIPFKV
- a CDS encoding T9SS type A sorting domain-containing protein, which translates into the protein MRTIYLLLILSIFTYSIISGESLYINSDFSETGICGTPIVSATKGEPIVKKLLYKSPQADATFFIRDGIFKDPAEYIEVEFYKIFENDTVDIYVETDQLDNGNVNQDIILLFTEYILRKTPEESVNPEVGIIPSEYNIFGKPSDVDNNGKIIILLIDVRDDYEEGKSETYVAGYFDPLDLSNKNKGNYGEIIYVDTDPGNPASEGTLSIIAHELQHLIHYNYDKDEDTWLNEGLSELAPRILGLPSRSFATFLNNTNRKLTEFDNSILDYSKVGLFFYYIYRQFGIETIKKIEKSKDNSLESIECALNYKISKRQILERWFIANLINDEMINNGIYSYMGDKIPPLYSKHFHSSFNTEPISDNLNLAAAEYIQFSSGRNIDFELEYKNIENINLAIVKESNGIHEIEFKKPCPTFYDFSDIAFGTDYQKITFIPYRNIVTSPYPTINFSYTSLGQLIYEEYEVSYDKDSLDMYISLTSSGGEDFESVQKFILPDPRCKLKAIKFKSLYENPVNIKIYKDMNSTLIYTKYNYIPSGNSWTRIDINESELSDTFKTIYIGISSDNNSLGYSDEESGEGRAYIRVRNQFFPLSNFKVTDKEGNEITLTGNWLIRAIFLKPLSIQPKLALRPDSVFIWDNEKDKYTISILNAGTGTLLWSIPEYPEYLIFDTDTGAVTVSEDITVYIDRGKLKPGLHNLTVNISSNGGDGKIFFSILQRNKEKPQAAILPFKNIFNDTLPVLKFSLINIGINKAYFEFDNGNNPIGIFPENGVIGIEDTIKINAYINLELADREDMYVKFFNGVDTELVNFKFEGTKKSREIKLAIKAPFSNPFIFGRQQRVYIPVEITPYKRAELKIYNILGQLVKIYGIDTNDKNTLLLSWDGRDKDGRIVSNGVYFILLEQEGKIARRKILFMK
- the mltG gene encoding endolytic transglycosylase MltG, with product MKKLLASLKESQLKATFIILLFLIFFIYLVILTYPINNTESVYIPKGLNASQIAEHLYNKGIIRDQYSFILATKLLLKSKSLKAGRFYINNANNLFTLINILSRDAVAQVKVTIPEGYTIKQIAEVLEVRLGIKKEEFIALTKNDSILKLYNIMSPTLEGYLFPDTYVFSYGVSAGEVIHTMISRFFQVINDSIREVINNSEWDLNKVLTLASIVEGECKYDFERPIVASLYINRLKKRMRLEADPTIQYIIPDGPRRIYSKDLEIDSPYNTYKYKGLPPGPVNNPGLKSILAVLNPANTKYLYMVHNGDGTHTFTHDYKKFLKAKNKLQKIRKYYLRLMNGIKN
- a CDS encoding long-chain fatty acid--CoA ligase; the encoded protein is MSRNLVFHNTIAEMFDTSTKKFRDKVAYRFKENGIIKSLTFGEVRSTVEKISGGLRKIGLDKGDKVGIIAQNSPYWAMCDYGIIISGGATVTIYPTLTAKQAKWIIQHSESRFIFAGDREQSEKVVSIIDDLPKIEKVIVMDNTYIDNEKFISLDCLMKLGDEYIKEHPGFFEKFITNTAKDDLLTLIYTSGTTGEPKGVMLTHENLTSNIYGSLHVLEVDHKDVFLSFLPLSHSFERMAGHYLTFSIGAEVFYAESIEKVAENLLEARPTVMTTVPRLFEKVYARVIENVSKFSKIKQKLFWTSISKGKKVCKKKAEGKNPDIFTTISYSILKKIVLSKLKERVGGRLRFAVSGGAPMPKEIGEFFNAANIKILEGYGLTETSPVVSVNPLEQNRIGTVGPPLPNVEVKIAEDGEILVRGKNVMLGYYKNEEATREVIDEEGWLRTGDIGILDKFGYLIITDRKKNIIVTSGGKNVAPQPMENALASSKWIEQVLIIGDKRRFVSALIVPEFVNLERWAEEKGLAWKSREDLINLKEVQELYERVIEESMEGFAQFEKVKKFRLLSKEFTIEEGELTPSLKIRRKIVEEKYKNIIDEIYRE